In Populus nigra chromosome 1, ddPopNigr1.1, whole genome shotgun sequence, one genomic interval encodes:
- the LOC133673200 gene encoding bidirectional sugar transporter SWEET2-like — protein MSDSVHNPVWTSCKDAAGIAGNIFAFGLFVSPIPTYRRIIRNRSTEQFSGLPYIYALMNCLICMWYGMPLISADNLLVVTVNSFGTVFQLAYIILFIIYAERKIKVSMLASLLVVLVLFAIIVVGSLQIHDQMIRWITVGSLTVVSLISMFASPLFIINLVIQTKSVEFMPFYLSLSTFLMSTSFLLYGVLNFDAFIYVPNGIGTILGIIQLMLYLHYKKKSVQESKEPLIVSHA, from the exons ATGAGTGACTCTGTTCATAATCCTGTCTGGACCTCTTGCAAAGATGCAGCAGGAATCGCCG GGAATATCTTTGCTTTTGGGCTGTTTGTATCACCTAT ACCAACATATAGGAGAATCATCAGAAACCGTTCAACGGAGCAGTTCTCGGGGTTGCCGTATATATATGCACTAATGAATTGCTTGATCTGCATGTGGTACGGCATGCCCCTCATATCTGCTGATAATCTATTGGTTGTCACTGTCAATTCTTTCGGCACTGTATTTCAATTAGCCTACATTATCTTGTTTATAATATATGccgagagaaaaataaag GTTAGTATGTTAGCTTCGCTGCTAGTGGTGCTTGTCCTATTTGCAATCATAGTAGTAGGAAGCTTGCAAATCCATGATCAAATGATACGGTGGATCACTGTTGGGTCATTGACTGTTGTTTCTCTCATATCAATGTTCGCTTCCCCGTTGTTTATAATT AATTTGGTGATCCAAACAAAGAGTGTTGAATTCATGCCATTTTATCTCTCCCTTTCCACTTTCTTGATGAGCACCTCTTTCTTGCTGTATGGAGTATTGAATTTCGATGCCTTTATTTAT GTTCCAAATGGCATTGGTACCATTTTGGGAATTATACAGTTGATGTTATACCTTCACTATAAGAAGAAATCCGTACAAGAGTCCAAAGAACCCTTGATAGTTTCGCACGCATAA